The proteins below come from a single Ictalurus punctatus breed USDA103 chromosome 29, Coco_2.0, whole genome shotgun sequence genomic window:
- the LOC108260999 gene encoding fucolectin-1, whose amino-acid sequence MENSQRPMLLFLGICIFSLQWILTHEEVNVALGGITTQSSLYLNDYPGYFAIDGNRDSYFNSYSCSCTNDNYNPWWRVDLLAMYDISSVIITNRGDCCPERINGAEIHIGNSLVNNGNNNPRCDVISSIPAGASANYTCKMRGRYVNIIIPNVSQFLTLCEVEVYGVPVPVTKRAFLRLKFNSSEDLMNPTVRDKVLQKMISANVQPSVLHIRWTKEPEVETET is encoded by the exons ATGGAGAATTCACAGAGGCCCATGCTTCTATTTTTAG ggatatgcattttctcattgcagtGGATTCTGACCCATGAGGAAG TcaatgtggccttaggaggaataacaacacaatcTTCTTTATATCTTAATGATTACCCTGGCTACTTTGCTATCGATGGCAACAGAGACTCTTACTTTAATTCCTACTCATGTTCCTGTACAAATGATAACTATAACCCATGGTGGAGGGTGGATTTGTTGGCGATGTATGATATTAGCAGTGTAATCATCACTAACAGAGGGGACTGCTGTCCAGAACGGATAAATGGTGCTGAGATTCACATTGGCAACTCCTTGGTCAACAACGGCAACAATAACCCCAG atgtgacgttatctctagcatccctgctggtgcctctgcaaattacacctgcaaAATGAGGGGTCGTTATGTGAACATCATCATTCCCAATGTTAGCCAGTTTCTCAcgctctgtgaagtggaagtctatggggttccag tgcctgttactaagagggcatttctgagattAAAGTTTAACAGCAGTGAGGATCTCATGAACCCTACCGTGAGGGACAAAGTtcttcaaaag aTGATATCTGCGAATGTCCAGCCATCAGTGCTTCATATCCGTTGGACAAAGGAACCAGAGGTGGAAACTGAAACTTAA
- the LOC108260576 gene encoding fucolectin-1, whose protein sequence is MENSQRPMLLFLGICIFSLQWILTHEEVNVALGGITTQSSLYLNYYPGYFAIDGNRDSYFNSYSCSCTNSDYNPWWRVDLLAMYDISSVIITNRGDCCPKRINGAEIRIGNSLVNNGNNNPRCDVISSIPAGASANYTCKMRGRYVNIIIPNVSQFLTLCEVEVYGVPVPVTKRAFLRLKFNSSEDLMNPTVRDKVLQKMISANVQPSVLHIRWTKEPEVETET, encoded by the exons ATGGAGAATTCACAGAGGCCCATGCTTCTATTTTTAG ggatatgcattttctcattgcagtGGATTCTGACCCATGAGGAAG TcaatgtggccttaggaggaataacaacacaatcTTCTTTATATCTTAACTATTACCCTGGCTACTTTGCTATCGATGGCAACAGAGACTCTTACTTTAATTCCTACTCATGTTCCTGTACAAATTCTGACTATAACCCATGGTGGAGGGTGGATTTGTTGGCGATGTATGATATTAGCAGTGTAATCATCACTAACAGAGGGGACTGCTGTCCAAAACGGATAAATGGTGCTGAGATTCGCATTGGCAACTCCTTGGTCAACAACGGCAACAATAACCCCAG atGTGACGTTATCTCtagcatccctgctggtgcctctgcaaattacacctgcaaAATGAGGGGTCGTTATGTGAACATCATCATTCCCAATGTTAGCCAGTTTCTCACActctgtgaagtggaagtctatggggttccag tgcctgttactaagagggcatttctgagattAAAGTTTAACAGCAGTGAGGATCTCATGAACCCTACCGTGAGGGACAAAGTtcttcaaaag aTGATATCTGCGAATGTCCAGCCATCAGTGCTTCATATCCGTTGGACAAAGGAACCAGAGGTGGAAACTGAAACTTAA